In one Streptomyces sp. NBC_01241 genomic region, the following are encoded:
- a CDS encoding 3-oxoacyl-ACP reductase, translating to MSLPLSRPLDGMSAIVTGAGRGLGRAEALELAGLGASVVVNDYGQPGRDGSGEASATPAEEVAAQIRAAGGRAVAHLGDVSDHAQARELVELAVDTYGKLDILVNNAGILRDRMVFSMTEDEWDSVIRVHLKGHFNTTHFAASHWRARSKESGGPVYGRIVNTSSEAFLAGSAGQPNYAAAKGGIVGLTTSTALALAKYGVTANAICPRARTRMTQDVFAGFQEPADGRLDALAPEHVSPLVGYLASPAAAKVNGQLLVVHGGMVAIVERPRVAAKFDSSKETFSFDELDALISPYYEDRPPNETFAAAEVLGLKRG from the coding sequence ATGTCACTTCCCCTGTCACGTCCCCTGGACGGCATGTCGGCGATCGTCACGGGCGCGGGCCGCGGCCTCGGACGCGCCGAAGCGCTGGAACTGGCGGGGCTCGGCGCGTCCGTCGTCGTCAACGACTACGGGCAGCCGGGCCGCGACGGCTCCGGCGAGGCGTCCGCGACCCCCGCCGAGGAGGTCGCCGCGCAGATCCGGGCGGCGGGCGGCCGGGCGGTCGCGCACCTCGGCGACGTCTCCGACCACGCGCAGGCCCGCGAACTGGTGGAGCTGGCCGTCGACACGTACGGAAAGCTCGACATCCTGGTCAACAACGCGGGCATCCTGCGCGACCGGATGGTGTTCTCGATGACCGAGGACGAATGGGACTCCGTCATCAGGGTCCACCTCAAGGGCCACTTCAACACCACCCACTTCGCCGCGTCCCACTGGCGGGCCCGCTCCAAGGAGTCCGGCGGCCCGGTCTACGGGCGGATCGTCAACACCTCCTCGGAGGCGTTCCTGGCCGGCTCGGCGGGCCAGCCGAACTACGCGGCGGCCAAGGGCGGCATCGTCGGCCTCACCACCTCCACGGCCCTGGCCCTGGCCAAGTACGGCGTGACCGCCAACGCCATCTGCCCGCGGGCCCGCACCCGGATGACCCAGGACGTCTTCGCCGGCTTCCAGGAACCGGCGGACGGCCGGCTCGACGCGCTCGCCCCCGAGCACGTCTCGCCGCTGGTCGGCTACCTGGCCTCCCCGGCGGCCGCCAAGGTCAACGGGCAGCTGCTCGTCGTGCACGGCGGGATGGTCGCGATCGTCGAACGCCCCAGGGTGGCCGCGAAGTTCGACTCGTCGAAGGAGACGTTCTCCTTCGACGAACTCGACGCGCTGATCTCCCCGTACTACGAGGACCGCCCGCCGAACGAGACGTTCGCCGCGGCGGAGGTGCTCGGTCTGAAACGGGGCTGA
- a CDS encoding zinc ribbon domain-containing protein, translating to MNAAPADQIRLLDVQAFDVRLSQLAHRRKSLPEHAEIESLTSDLAQLRDLLVASQTEESDTAREQIKAEQDVDQVRQRAARDQQRLDSGAVASPKDLESLQREIASLAKRQGDLEDVVLEVMERRESAQERVTELSDRVSAVQAKADDAIARRDAATKELDEEAATVTRERELVAGSVPADLLKLYDKLRVQQGGVGAARLYQRRCEGCRLELNITEVNDVKAASPDTVLRCENCRRILVRTADSGL from the coding sequence CTGAACGCCGCGCCCGCCGACCAGATCCGACTCCTCGATGTCCAGGCCTTCGACGTACGTCTGTCGCAGCTTGCGCACCGCCGCAAGTCGCTGCCCGAGCACGCCGAGATCGAGTCGCTCACCAGCGACCTCGCGCAACTGCGCGACCTGCTGGTCGCCTCGCAGACCGAGGAGAGCGACACCGCCCGCGAGCAGATCAAGGCGGAACAGGACGTCGACCAGGTGCGCCAGCGCGCCGCCCGTGACCAGCAGCGCCTCGACTCGGGTGCGGTCGCCTCGCCGAAGGACCTGGAGAGCCTCCAGCGCGAGATCGCCTCGCTGGCCAAGCGCCAGGGCGACCTGGAGGACGTCGTCCTCGAAGTGATGGAGCGCCGCGAGTCCGCCCAGGAGCGCGTCACCGAGCTGTCCGACCGGGTCTCCGCGGTCCAGGCCAAGGCCGACGACGCGATTGCCCGTCGCGACGCCGCGACCAAGGAGCTCGACGAGGAGGCCGCGACCGTCACCCGGGAGCGCGAGCTCGTCGCCGGTTCCGTCCCCGCGGACCTGCTGAAGCTGTACGACAAGCTCCGCGTCCAGCAGGGCGGGGTCGGCGCGGCCCGCCTCTACCAGCGCCGCTGCGAGGGCTGCCGTCTCGAACTGAACATCACCGAGGTCAACGATGTGAAGGCAGCCTCCCCGGACACCGTCCTGCGCTGCGAGAACTGCCGCCGCATCCTGGTCCGTACGGCGGATTCGGGCCTGTAA
- a CDS encoding NAD(P)/FAD-dependent oxidoreductase, which produces MFDLAIIGAGPAGMSAALTAADHGLTVVVIDEQQRAGGQIFRQPPETFTGSVLHPTAGYGWATELIRRFEADSRLTTEFGWSAIGVLHDDAEPDGLCVAINHPEHGTRVIGARRLLIATGAYDLPVAFPGWTLPGVMTAGGVQTLVKAQKIAPVGDVVLAGAHPLLLLVADLLVRDGVPVREIAFAQSIPTPMDMLRALGALPGHLRMLAETGAILTRLVRKGIRVSPRTIVTAAHGTEHVSRIELARVDRRWKVTGAPREVAASHLVLGYGFSASTELARQIGCELAFDSPRGGWVVTHDERLQTSVPGVFVAGEPTGIAGADQARAEGTLAGLGIAASLGRAVSAAAFAEAERGIHTSTRFSAVVQNMFEPVRGALGDLATRETTVCRCELVTRGELDDFLESSPFVSNVNAVKLSCRTGMGPCQGRYCESSVGTVLASAREQTIGLGGRFSAHLPIKPVPVGDLRDLDAAAEQPASDN; this is translated from the coding sequence ATGTTTGATCTCGCGATCATAGGCGCGGGCCCGGCGGGCATGTCGGCGGCTCTCACCGCAGCCGATCACGGCCTGACGGTCGTCGTCATCGACGAGCAGCAGCGAGCGGGCGGGCAGATCTTCCGTCAGCCACCCGAGACCTTCACCGGAAGCGTCCTGCACCCCACCGCGGGCTACGGCTGGGCCACCGAGCTCATCCGACGCTTCGAGGCGGACTCGCGACTGACGACGGAGTTCGGCTGGTCGGCGATCGGTGTCCTGCACGACGACGCAGAGCCGGACGGTCTGTGCGTGGCGATCAATCACCCGGAACACGGCACTCGCGTGATCGGCGCGCGTCGGCTGCTGATCGCCACGGGCGCCTACGACCTTCCCGTCGCCTTCCCCGGCTGGACGCTGCCCGGCGTCATGACCGCCGGCGGTGTCCAGACCCTCGTCAAGGCGCAGAAGATCGCACCCGTCGGCGACGTTGTGCTGGCCGGGGCGCATCCGCTGCTGCTGCTCGTGGCCGACTTGCTCGTCCGCGACGGCGTCCCCGTGCGCGAGATCGCGTTCGCGCAGAGCATCCCGACACCGATGGACATGCTCCGCGCCCTCGGCGCCCTGCCCGGTCATCTGCGGATGCTCGCAGAGACGGGCGCGATCCTGACGCGGCTGGTGCGCAAGGGCATCCGAGTCTCGCCCCGGACCATCGTGACGGCCGCCCACGGCACGGAACACGTCTCCCGGATCGAGCTCGCCAGGGTCGACCGGCGGTGGAAGGTGACAGGCGCACCCCGCGAGGTCGCCGCATCGCATCTCGTGCTCGGGTACGGCTTCTCCGCATCGACGGAGCTCGCCCGTCAGATCGGATGCGAACTCGCATTTGATTCGCCGCGGGGTGGCTGGGTGGTCACACACGACGAACGACTGCAGACATCCGTCCCCGGAGTGTTCGTCGCCGGCGAGCCCACGGGCATCGCCGGCGCCGACCAAGCCCGCGCCGAGGGTACGCTCGCGGGACTCGGGATCGCCGCGAGCCTCGGACGCGCCGTGTCAGCCGCGGCCTTCGCCGAAGCGGAACGTGGCATCCACACATCGACACGGTTCTCCGCTGTTGTGCAGAACATGTTCGAACCGGTCCGTGGCGCGCTCGGAGACCTGGCGACGCGAGAAACCACCGTCTGTCGATGCGAACTGGTCACACGCGGCGAACTCGACGACTTCCTCGAATCGTCACCGTTCGTCAGCAACGTCAACGCCGTCAAGCTCTCCTGCCGGACGGGCATGGGCCCCTGCCAGGGACGCTACTGCGAGAGCAGCGTCGGCACTGTCCTCGCATCGGCACGTGAGCAGACGATCGGGCTCGGCGGACGCTTCTCCGCCCACCTGCCGATCAAACCTGTGCCCGTCGGAGACCTACGAGACCTCGACGCGGCTGCCGAGCAGCCCGCATCGGACAACTAG
- a CDS encoding Nif3-like dinuclear metal center hexameric protein: MPRLSEVIAELDALWPPERAEGWDAVGTVCGDPASRIDRVLFAVDPVHEIVDEALRLGAQLIVTHHPLYLRGTTTVAADTFKGRVVHTLIRHDVALHVAHTNADTADPGVCDALAGALDLRVEGPLVPDPTDPKGRRGLGRICALDHPESLADFAARAAARLPATAQGIRLAGDPAATVRTVAVSGGSGDSLFDAVRAAGVDAFLTADLRHHPASEAIQHSPLGLIDAAHWATEWPWCEQAAAQLDAISDRHGWGLRVHVSKQVTDPWTTTTHHSSGAPN, from the coding sequence GTGCCCCGTCTGTCCGAAGTCATCGCCGAGCTCGACGCTCTCTGGCCGCCCGAGCGGGCCGAGGGCTGGGACGCGGTCGGTACCGTCTGCGGCGACCCCGCCTCGCGCATCGACCGGGTCCTCTTCGCCGTCGACCCCGTCCACGAGATCGTCGACGAGGCACTCAGGCTCGGCGCCCAGCTGATCGTCACCCACCACCCCCTCTATCTGCGGGGTACGACGACGGTCGCGGCCGACACCTTCAAGGGCCGGGTCGTGCACACCCTCATCAGGCACGACGTCGCGCTGCACGTCGCCCACACCAACGCCGACACCGCCGACCCCGGCGTCTGTGACGCCCTCGCCGGTGCGCTCGACCTGCGCGTCGAGGGGCCCCTCGTACCGGATCCCACCGACCCCAAGGGCCGTCGCGGCCTTGGCCGGATCTGTGCGCTCGACCATCCCGAGAGCCTGGCCGACTTTGCTGCCCGCGCCGCCGCCCGGCTGCCCGCCACCGCGCAGGGCATCCGGCTCGCGGGCGACCCCGCGGCGACGGTGCGTACCGTCGCGGTCAGCGGCGGCTCCGGCGACAGCCTCTTCGACGCGGTGCGCGCCGCGGGCGTCGATGCCTTCCTCACCGCCGACCTGCGCCACCACCCGGCCTCCGAAGCCATCCAGCACTCCCCGCTCGGCCTGATCGACGCCGCACACTGGGCCACCGAGTGGCCCTGGTGCGAACAGGCAGCGGCGCAGCTCGACGCGATTTCCGACCGCCACGGATGGGGCCTGCGGGTCCATGTCTCGAAGCAGGTCACCGACCCCTGGACCACCACCACCCACCACTCTTCTGGAGCCCCCAACTGA
- a CDS encoding RNB domain-containing ribonuclease has translation MPRRHLHMTGPADTPLRAALRKLRTELGVPDGFPPDVLAEAAQAAGAPAVSAHRDATDLPFFTIDPPASTDLDQAMHLERRRHGFRVHCAIADVAAFVHPGGALDTEAHRRVTTLYFPDGQVPLHPTSLSEDAAGLLPGRTRPALLWQIDLDAEGATVATSVRRALVRSRAKLDYAGVQRQIESGTAEEPLALLRNIGRLREEQEVARGGISLNVPEQEIVARDGTYGLDYRAPLPAYGWNAQISLLTGMAAAHLMTETGTGILRTLPVAPDGAVARLRRSAEALHVDWPHHVPYAEVVRSLDPRRTTHAAFLQECTTLLRGAGYTVFAHGELPTPAVHAAVADLYTHCTAPLRRLVDRYAAELCVAAVAEQDPPEWVLAALPGLPKEMADGTRRANTVERECVDVVEAALLKDRIGEVFDAYVIDVSEQEPTTGTIHIDDPAVVARVEGGTAKLPLGERLPVRLARADPGSAKVLFAPA, from the coding sequence ATGCCCCGCCGCCATCTCCACATGACCGGGCCGGCCGACACCCCGCTGAGGGCGGCCCTGCGCAAACTGCGTACCGAACTCGGCGTGCCCGACGGCTTCCCGCCCGACGTCCTCGCCGAAGCGGCACAGGCGGCGGGCGCCCCGGCGGTGTCGGCCCATCGGGACGCGACGGACCTGCCGTTCTTCACCATCGACCCGCCCGCGTCGACCGACCTCGACCAGGCCATGCACCTCGAACGCCGCCGTCACGGTTTCCGCGTGCACTGCGCCATCGCCGATGTCGCCGCCTTCGTACACCCCGGCGGCGCACTCGACACCGAGGCCCACCGCCGGGTGACGACCCTCTACTTCCCCGACGGACAGGTGCCGCTCCACCCCACCTCGCTCTCCGAGGACGCGGCCGGCCTCCTCCCCGGCCGGACCCGCCCCGCCCTGCTCTGGCAGATCGACCTCGACGCCGAGGGCGCCACCGTCGCCACCTCGGTACGCCGGGCCCTCGTCCGCAGCCGCGCCAAACTCGACTACGCGGGCGTCCAGCGGCAGATCGAATCGGGCACTGCCGAAGAGCCCCTGGCCCTGCTCCGGAACATCGGACGGCTCCGCGAGGAACAGGAGGTCGCCCGTGGCGGAATCTCCCTCAATGTGCCCGAGCAGGAGATCGTCGCGCGCGACGGCACATACGGCCTGGACTACCGCGCCCCGCTGCCTGCCTACGGCTGGAACGCCCAGATCTCCCTGCTGACCGGCATGGCCGCCGCCCACCTCATGACGGAGACCGGTACCGGCATCCTGCGGACCCTCCCGGTCGCCCCGGACGGCGCCGTGGCCCGGCTCCGGCGCTCGGCCGAGGCGCTGCACGTCGACTGGCCGCACCATGTCCCGTACGCCGAGGTCGTCCGCTCCCTCGACCCGAGGAGGACCACCCACGCCGCGTTCCTCCAGGAGTGCACCACCCTCCTGCGCGGCGCCGGCTACACCGTCTTCGCGCACGGCGAACTCCCCACCCCCGCCGTCCACGCGGCCGTCGCCGACCTCTACACGCACTGCACCGCCCCGCTGCGCCGCCTCGTCGACCGGTACGCGGCCGAGCTGTGCGTCGCCGCCGTCGCGGAACAGGACCCGCCCGAGTGGGTCCTCGCCGCGCTGCCCGGCCTGCCGAAGGAGATGGCGGACGGAACGAGGCGCGCCAACACGGTGGAGCGCGAATGCGTCGACGTGGTCGAGGCCGCGCTCCTCAAGGACCGGATCGGTGAGGTCTTCGACGCGTACGTGATCGACGTGTCGGAGCAGGAGCCGACCACGGGCACCATCCACATCGACGACCCGGCCGTCGTCGCCCGCGTCGAGGGCGGCACGGCGAAGCTCCCCCTGGGGGAGCGGCTGCCGGTCAGGCTCGCCCGGGCGGACCCTGGCTCGGCGAAGGTCCTCTTCGCCCCCGCGTGA
- a CDS encoding ABC transporter substrate-binding protein: protein MSLRRRGTAAVGLAVAAALSLSACGSDDAGSGDSAKSGGDKKAAVATGGKDFGDAAKKTAAYGTDAKAGQFPRTLTHAMGKTEIKSAPKRVVVLDVGEFDNVVSLGVKPVGYAPSEGDAAIPSYLKKDAGNPKNVGTINNLNLEAIAGLKPDLILGSQLRAADKYDALSKIAPTVFSIRPGFTWKENYLLNAAALDRTAKAKSELDAYEAKAKKLGEDIGPDKPTISMVRYLPDRIRLYAKASFIGTILEDVGLPRPKNQQIDDLAAEISPEKIDEADADWIFTGVYGDVKATKRDTTQSNPLWKNLKAVKDGRAKDVSDETWYLGLGVTAANLVLDDLRADLVK, encoded by the coding sequence ATGTCCCTTCGTCGCCGCGGTACCGCCGCAGTCGGCCTGGCAGTGGCCGCCGCCCTTTCCCTCTCCGCCTGCGGGAGCGATGACGCAGGATCGGGCGACTCGGCCAAGTCCGGCGGCGACAAGAAGGCGGCCGTCGCGACCGGCGGCAAGGACTTCGGCGACGCCGCGAAGAAGACGGCGGCGTACGGGACGGACGCCAAGGCCGGCCAGTTCCCCCGTACCCTCACCCACGCCATGGGCAAGACGGAGATCAAGTCTGCCCCCAAGCGCGTCGTCGTGCTGGACGTCGGCGAGTTCGACAACGTCGTCTCGCTCGGCGTGAAGCCGGTCGGTTACGCCCCCTCCGAGGGCGACGCGGCCATCCCCTCGTACCTGAAGAAGGACGCGGGCAACCCCAAGAACGTCGGCACGATCAACAACCTCAACCTCGAAGCCATCGCCGGCCTGAAGCCCGACCTGATCCTCGGCAGCCAGCTCCGCGCCGCCGACAAGTACGACGCCCTCTCCAAGATCGCACCGACCGTGTTCTCCATCCGCCCGGGCTTCACCTGGAAGGAGAACTACCTCCTCAACGCGGCGGCGCTGGACAGGACCGCCAAGGCGAAGAGCGAGCTCGACGCCTACGAGGCGAAGGCGAAGAAGCTCGGTGAGGACATCGGCCCGGACAAGCCGACCATCTCCATGGTCCGCTACCTCCCGGACCGCATCCGCCTCTACGCCAAGGCGTCCTTCATCGGCACCATCCTCGAGGACGTCGGCCTGCCGCGGCCCAAGAACCAGCAGATCGACGACCTCGCCGCGGAGATCAGCCCGGAGAAGATCGACGAGGCCGACGCCGACTGGATCTTCACCGGCGTCTACGGCGACGTGAAGGCCACCAAGCGCGACACCACCCAGTCCAACCCGCTGTGGAAGAACCTCAAGGCGGTCAAGGACGGCCGGGCCAAGGACGTCTCCGACGAGACCTGGTACCTCGGCCTCGGTGTCACGGCCGCGAACCTGGTCCTCGACGACCTCCGCGCCGACCTCGTGAAGTAA
- the eda gene encoding bifunctional 4-hydroxy-2-oxoglutarate aldolase/2-dehydro-3-deoxy-phosphogluconate aldolase, whose translation MTPSVLDLAPVVPVVVLEDAADAVPLARALVAGGLPAIEVTLRTAAALDAIRAIAAEVPDAVVGAGTVISVRNVSDTVAAGARFLVSPGWTETLLDAMKASGVPFLPGVSTTSEVVALLERGVTEMKFFPAEAAGGTAYLKALSSPLPQARFCPTGGISLASAPSYLALPNVGCVGGSWMVPADAVAAKDWARVEQLAREAAALRG comes from the coding sequence ATGACCCCCTCTGTGCTGGACCTTGCCCCCGTCGTGCCCGTTGTCGTTCTGGAGGATGCCGCCGACGCGGTGCCGCTCGCCCGGGCCCTGGTCGCGGGCGGGCTCCCGGCCATCGAGGTGACACTGCGCACCGCCGCGGCACTGGACGCGATCAGGGCGATCGCGGCCGAGGTGCCGGACGCGGTGGTCGGCGCGGGCACGGTGATCTCCGTACGGAACGTCTCCGACACCGTCGCTGCGGGCGCCCGGTTCCTGGTGAGCCCCGGCTGGACGGAGACGCTGCTGGACGCGATGAAGGCATCGGGGGTGCCGTTCCTGCCGGGCGTCTCGACGACGTCCGAGGTGGTGGCGCTGCTGGAGCGCGGGGTCACCGAGATGAAATTCTTCCCGGCCGAGGCAGCGGGTGGCACGGCGTATCTGAAGGCGCTCTCCTCGCCGCTGCCGCAGGCCCGGTTCTGCCCGACCGGCGGCATCTCCCTCGCCTCCGCGCCGTCCTATCTCGCACTGCCCAACGTCGGCTGTGTGGGCGGCAGTTGGATGGTGCCGGCGGATGCGGTGGCGGCGAAGGACTGGGCACGGGTGGAGCAGTTGGCGCGCGAGGCCGCGGCGCTGCGCGGCTGA
- the yaaA gene encoding peroxide stress protein YaaA produces MLVLLPPSEGKAASGRGAPLKPESLSLPGLAAARAAVLDELVELCTADEEKAREVLGLSEGLRGEIAKNVELRTAGTRPAGEIYTGVLYDALGLASLDAAAKRRAGKALLVFSGLWGAVRVGDRIPSYRCSMGVKLPGLGALGAYWRDPMAAVLPEAAGDGLVLDLRSSAYTAAWKPKGEVAERTASVRVLHAQMVDGVEKRSVVSHFNKATKGRMVRDLLLAGARPKGPAELVETLRELGYVVEAEAPARAGRAWSVDVVVTEIH; encoded by the coding sequence GTGCTCGTGCTGTTGCCGCCCTCCGAAGGAAAGGCCGCGTCGGGGCGCGGAGCACCCTTGAAGCCGGAGTCGCTGTCGCTGCCGGGGCTGGCCGCGGCGCGGGCCGCGGTCCTCGACGAGCTGGTCGAACTGTGCACGGCGGACGAGGAGAAGGCCCGTGAGGTGCTCGGGCTGAGCGAGGGGCTGCGCGGCGAGATCGCGAAGAACGTCGAGCTGCGGACGGCGGGGACGCGTCCGGCCGGGGAGATCTACACGGGAGTGCTGTACGACGCCCTCGGTCTGGCTTCGCTGGACGCGGCGGCCAAACGGCGGGCCGGAAAGGCGTTGCTGGTCTTCTCCGGGCTGTGGGGCGCCGTACGGGTGGGCGACCGGATTCCTTCGTACCGCTGCTCGATGGGGGTGAAGCTGCCGGGGCTCGGCGCGCTCGGCGCGTACTGGCGCGACCCGATGGCAGCGGTCCTGCCGGAGGCGGCCGGGGACGGACTGGTCCTGGACCTGCGGTCGTCCGCGTACACCGCGGCCTGGAAGCCGAAGGGTGAGGTGGCGGAGCGCACGGCGAGCGTGCGGGTGCTGCATGCCCAGATGGTGGACGGGGTCGAGAAGCGGTCCGTGGTCAGCCACTTCAACAAGGCGACGAAGGGTCGGATGGTCCGCGATCTGCTGCTGGCGGGCGCCCGGCCGAAGGGGCCCGCGGAGCTGGTGGAGACCTTGCGGGAGCTCGGGTACGTGGTGGAGGCCGAGGCTCCCGCGCGGGCCGGGCGGGCGTGGTCGGTCGATGTCGTGGTGACCGAGATCCACTGA
- a CDS encoding Uma2 family endonuclease, which produces MPHEPLTQADVLLEGFLALDTPEGFRAELIEGEIVVTPPPDGDHEDYIGVILEQVITRSRTKMRFSGNKGLKLRSGGRCPRNHVIPDGTFAPTELRLYRGAEPWMPCEGVALVVEVTSSKPRADRTDKRHCYARGPVPLYLLVDREQSSVTLFSEPEGDDYRQHCTIPFGKRLTLPTPFAFDLETEEFI; this is translated from the coding sequence ATGCCGCACGAACCGCTCACGCAGGCGGACGTCCTGCTGGAGGGCTTCCTGGCGCTGGATACGCCGGAGGGCTTCCGGGCCGAGCTGATCGAGGGGGAGATTGTCGTGACGCCGCCGCCGGACGGGGACCACGAGGACTACATCGGCGTGATCCTGGAGCAAGTGATCACCCGCTCTCGCACCAAGATGCGATTTTCCGGGAACAAGGGACTGAAGCTGAGGAGCGGCGGACGCTGTCCCAGGAACCACGTCATTCCCGACGGCACCTTCGCCCCCACCGAACTGCGTCTGTACCGGGGAGCCGAACCCTGGATGCCGTGTGAGGGGGTGGCTCTCGTCGTCGAGGTCACCTCGTCCAAGCCCCGGGCCGACCGCACGGACAAGCGTCACTGCTACGCCCGCGGACCCGTCCCGCTCTACCTCCTGGTCGACCGTGAGCAGTCCTCGGTGACGCTGTTCAGCGAGCCGGAGGGGGACGACTACCGTCAGCACTGCACGATCCCGTTCGGTAAGCGGCTCACTCTCCCGACGCCATTCGCCTTCGACCTGGAGACCGAGGAATTCATCTGA
- a CDS encoding bifunctional RNase H/acid phosphatase, protein MTQSRQLVIEADGGSRGNPGPAGYGAVVIDPVTGETLAEAAEYIGVATNNVAEYKGLIAGLKAAKALLPDASADGALRVRVRMDSKLVVEQMSGRWKIKHPDMKPLAAEAARILPASAVTYEWIPREQNKHADRLANEAMDAGKRGRQWEPSSSTAALDTPRPSTTAVLPPVSGPPGDAAAGAAKARAAMSARPGAATGTAPAAVTAAPQVGWAAAPDLGAPATFVLLRHGETALTPEKRFSGSGGSDPELSATGRDQAERIARSLAARGTIEEIVSSPLRRCRETAAAVAARLGLEVRIEDGLRETDFGAWEGLTFAEVRERYGPDLDAWLASAKAAPTGGGESFAEVARRVAATRDRLTARYAGRTVLLVTHVTPIKTLVRLALGAPPEAMFRMELSAASVSAVAYYSDGNVSLRLLNDTSHLR, encoded by the coding sequence ATGACCCAGTCGCGCCAGCTCGTCATCGAGGCCGACGGCGGTTCCCGGGGCAACCCGGGGCCCGCCGGTTACGGTGCGGTCGTCATCGACCCGGTGACGGGGGAGACCCTTGCCGAGGCCGCCGAGTACATCGGCGTCGCGACGAACAACGTCGCCGAGTACAAGGGCCTCATCGCCGGCCTGAAGGCGGCGAAGGCGCTGCTGCCGGACGCCTCGGCGGACGGCGCGCTCCGGGTGCGGGTCCGGATGGACTCCAAGCTGGTCGTGGAACAGATGTCGGGCCGCTGGAAGATCAAGCACCCCGACATGAAGCCGCTCGCGGCGGAGGCCGCCAGGATCCTGCCGGCCTCCGCCGTCACGTACGAGTGGATCCCGCGCGAGCAGAACAAGCACGCGGACCGGCTCGCCAACGAGGCGATGGACGCGGGCAAGCGCGGCAGGCAGTGGGAACCGTCGTCCTCGACGGCCGCCCTCGACACCCCCCGTCCCTCGACGACCGCCGTCCTGCCACCGGTCTCCGGGCCGCCCGGTGACGCGGCGGCGGGCGCGGCGAAGGCCCGCGCGGCGATGTCCGCCCGCCCGGGAGCCGCCACGGGCACGGCACCGGCCGCAGTCACGGCCGCGCCCCAGGTGGGCTGGGCCGCGGCGCCCGACCTCGGCGCGCCCGCCACCTTCGTACTGCTTCGGCACGGCGAGACGGCCCTCACCCCCGAGAAGCGTTTCTCGGGCAGTGGCGGCAGTGACCCCGAACTCTCGGCGACCGGCCGTGACCAGGCCGAACGCATCGCCCGGTCGCTGGCCGCCCGCGGCACGATCGAGGAGATCGTCAGCTCCCCACTGCGCCGCTGCCGCGAAACGGCGGCCGCGGTGGCGGCCCGGCTCGGTCTGGAGGTCCGGATCGAGGACGGTCTGCGAGAGACGGACTTCGGCGCCTGGGAGGGGCTGACGTTCGCCGAGGTGCGCGAGCGTTACGGCCCCGACCTGGACGCCTGGCTCGCCTCCGCGAAGGCGGCCCCCACCGGCGGCGGCGAGAGCTTCGCCGAGGTGGCCCGCCGCGTCGCGGCCACCCGCGACCGCCTCACCGCCCGTTACGCGGGCCGCACGGTTCTCCTGGTCACCCATGTGACGCCGATCAAGACCCTGGTCCGCCTGGCGCTCGGCGCCCCGCCGGAAGCCATGTTCCGGATGGAACTCTCGGCGGCCTCGGTGTCCGCGGTCGCGTACTACTCGGACGGGAACGTGTCACTCAGGCTGCTGAATGACACGTCGCATCTGAGGTAG